The Pyrus communis chromosome 8, drPyrComm1.1, whole genome shotgun sequence region ttttttgtttttgtttttgtttttgtttttggaagtgTGTACCTTATGGACGAAACCCTTTGTGAGAGAAGTGTTTTGCAGAATGAATATTATTGGGCGGGACTTCATCGTATTCGGTTGATGAGCATGATGAACTTGTTTTCTGTTGTTGTTCGATAAGTTCAACTCCGTTGTACTTCTTGTAGAATTGTTTTCTATCTTCCGCTTTGCCATGCCCCCACTACTTACAGACATTTTTGTACTTTGTAGACAAGTGTACACTTTTGTACTTTGTAGCCAAGTGTGGCAGCGTGGAGAATTTTGCAATAGAGCGATGGGTGcttcttaaataaaataaatctgaAAGAAATTaccaacaaaattaaagaaGGAACCCTAGCTAGAGAGTCCtagtccaaaagaaaaagggaaacaaCCCAAAACGTAAGCCCAGCGCTTAAATACCTAATCAACTTCTTTTTTCCGTCAATCTAATTGAATTTGTGGAAAAGTTGGCActgattaaatttgtagataaaattttgtaaattaaataatataaaagttGATAATTGAGTTATTAattaaacgttgataaatgtGCTTATTCATATTAGTgacaaattatttaatttttaaattttatatacaaatttaatcttcctaacatttatcaaaatttcaagtatttatttattttttttttgtgattgtaGCATTTTAATGATGCATATGCCTAGAAAAGTTGGTCATGCGAATTGCATGTGATAGAATTAATGGAAAATTGTGCACGACCTAAAAGTCTCTTGGGctcaaaatcaaattaataGTTCGAAACTCGTGTTATTTACTTTCATTTGAAAAAGGGCGATCCCCTATTTTCCTTCGCATAATGCTTTATTAATAAGCAAGAGATAGTATAACTCTCATAAACCTTTGCAAGTTACATAGTACAACACCAGTTCATCAACACGGTGGCGTCTTATGGTAATAAAATTAAGACATGTGAAAGTATTTGTTCATATGTTATTTATTTCGTTGGAACAGGATAACACCATGCcatataagtttttctttaataattAGGTATCAAATTTGCAACTATAAAAATTATATGGTGACGGTAACCCATTAAACCTAAGTACTTTTCTTTACAAGGGGGGGGTTAAAAGGTCAGGCAGTTGGAGGGAAACGCATATGACCATTTGACATCCGACAGTCAAAATCATTTTCGACATGTATAGCGGTAAGTGTGTGACATAGTAGAGATTGGTGATTGGAGGAgtgcaacaaaaacaaatcaaagtagggtgaaaaagcaaaagaaaaacagaggCTCTgagaggggaagagagagagactcaCAGAAGTGAAGATAACAAAGAAAAGCGCCGATTTTTGATCTCTTGGCGTTTCAAAGACAAAAGCCAACACACAACCCATATCTCATTACCGTCATCACTCTtctgtatttattttttcaattattcTGGAGAAAATTTGAGGCCAAAGTTGTTCACTTTTTTGAGTTTCTGCTGCTGCTCGGCTGCCATCACACTATGTAATGAGctctttttcttcaaatatcTCACCTGCTGATTGTATAATCGTCATGGTCTGTTTGGTCTGTTCGGTTTCCCGTTGGGTTCCTTTGtttctttgtcttttttttgTCCGAGACTtactcagcaaccaaacagatcaGATAATTACTATGATGTTGTTTTTATTCGATCTAATTTGTTAATGGGGTCATCGTAAATCCACTGAAATGCAGGGCTGTCTGAGACAAAGTGCATTTTTCGCCGTTATCTCCATAGATCTTGAGGTCAGTTTTCAGTTCTCTACATGCTGGGGAAATTATCTTCCACTCATCTATCATTTTCtcgcactttattattattattttttttagtggaATTCCCAGATGGGTAATCTCTAAATTTATGGTTGCAGAGATGGAAAAGGAAGGGAAAACCTCTAAGGCCACAGAGTCAGACTTTGTGCTGCAATGGGGGAACAGAAAGAGGCTTAGATGTTCAAAGTTGAAGCAGGACGAAAGCTTGAGCAACGACAGATCGTCGGActgtttgaagaagaagaaaatcacATCTCGGACCGCCGATAAAGACTCTCCGGCTCGTCATCCACTGCCCAATCGCATGGATAAGTAAGAAACATCGATGGTTTTAACTGAAACATGATGCAAAAATGTTGACTTTTCAAAGTTTGAAGTATGCTAGATATTATGTTATAAATTGGTTTGAAGCAGCTACTCTTGAACTAAGAGCTTGTATGTTTATCCTCTGTTTTTGTATTCTCTGAAATTTTTCAAAGATCCctcttaaaaataaagaaatgaaaaaatggAAGTGAAAGGTTAGAACTTAGTGGTAATAAATTGAACAATCCCAGAATCATGGCACTTGTGAAGTTAGTGTTGTGATGATATTGTTATATCTCAGATTCGTTGCTTAAGTTGGCAAAATTCTCAATCAGAAAGTCTGTGGGAAGTGGAATAGAGGTAACATTTTACCAAGTGGTTGCGTTTTGATTGCAGGAGTTCAGCTTCGCCAATGAATGGTAGGAAGCAATTTGTTACTTCACCTGAGAAGGAAGATCGGTACTACACAACAAGGGGTTCATTAGGGTTGGACGAGAACGGGAAGGTGTTAGGATTAGATAATCCTGGTCCTGCAAGGGATGACAAAGGAAGCCGTGCTTGGCCAAGGTTATTTCTATCATTGTCTAgtaaagaaaaggaagaggatttcatgGCTATGAAAGGGTGTAAGCTACCTCAAAGGCCCAAGAAAAGAGCAAAATTGCTCCAGAAAAGCCTACTTGTAAGTTgttcatgagagagagagagagagagagagtgtgtgtgagtgtgtgtgtgtgtgtgtgtgtttaactgtttgtgtttgtttttttttgttttttcgtttttgtttgTGAGGGGTTTGACTTACGCTCACTTCCGTGTGCAGTTGGTGATGCCCGGTGTATGGTTATCGGATTTGTGCCAGGAGCGGTATGAAGTCAGGGAGAAGAAGACTTCAAAGAAGGTATTCTTGTCTCTTTTGGGTTAATTTTCAGTTGTCTTAACTACATTGTTCCATCCTTAGGGTTgacaaaaaaatggattcaGAATCTGAGACTGCTTTTAAATGTTCGGGACCTCAAAATCGATTAACAAATGGATATG contains the following coding sequences:
- the LOC137743751 gene encoding uncharacterized protein — protein: MEKEGKTSKATESDFVLQWGNRKRLRCSKLKQDESLSNDRSSDCLKKKKITSRTADKDSPARHPLPNRMDKSSASPMNGRKQFVTSPEKEDRYYTTRGSLGLDENGKVLGLDNPGPARDDKGSRAWPRLFLSLSSKEKEEDFMAMKGCKLPQRPKKRAKLLQKSLLLVMPGVWLSDLCQERYEVREKKTSKKRPRGLKAMGGIDSESDRET